A single Nomascus leucogenys isolate Asia chromosome 14, Asia_NLE_v1, whole genome shotgun sequence DNA region contains:
- the MFAP4 gene encoding microfibril-associated glycoprotein 4 — translation MKALLALPLLLLLSTPPCAPQVSGIRGDALERFCLQQPLDCDDIYAQGYQSDGVYLIYPSGPSVPVPVFCDMTTEGGKWTVFQKRFNGSVSFFRGWNDYKLGFGRADGEYWLGLQNMHLLTLKQKYELRVDLEDFENNTAYAKYADFSISPNAVSAEEDGYTLFVAGFEDGGAGDSLSYHSGQKFSTFDRDQDLFVQNCAALSSGAFWFRSCHFANLNGFYLGGSHLSYANGINWAQWKGFYYSLKRTEMKIRRA, via the exons ATGAAG GCCCTCTTGGctctgccgctgctgctgcttctctccaCGCCCCCGTGTGCCCCCCAGGTCTCTGGGATCCGAGGAGATG CTCTGGAGAGGTTTTGCCTTCAGCAACCCCTGGACTGTGACGACATCTATGCCCAGGGCTACCAGTCAGACGGCGTGTACCTCATCTACCCCTCGGGCCCCAGTGTGCCTGTGCCCGTCTTCTGTGACATGACCACCGAGGGCGGGAAGTGGACG GTTTTCCAGAAGAGATTCAATGGCTCAGTGAGTTTCTTCCGCGGCTGGAATGACTACAAGCTGGGCTTCGGCCGTGCCGATGGAGAGTACTGGCTGG ggctGCAGAACATGCACCTCCTGACACTGAAGCAGAAGTACGAGCTGCGAGTGGACTTGGAGGACTTTGAGAACAACACGGCCTATGCCAAGTATGCTGACTTCTCCATCTCCCCGAACGCGGTCAGCGCAGAGGAGGATGGCTACACCCTCTTTGTGGCAGGCTTCGAGGATGGCGGGGCAG GTGACTCCCTGTCCTACCACAGTGGCCAGAAGTTCTCTACCTTCGACCGGGACCAGGACCTCTTTGTGCAGAACTGCGCGGCCCTCTCCTCAGGAGCCTTCTGGTTCCGCAGTTGCCACTTCGCCAACCTCAATGGCTTCTACCTAGGTGGCTCCCACCTCTCTTATGCCAATGGCATCAACTGGGCCCAGTGGAAGGGCTTCTACTACTCCCTCAAACGCACCGAGATGAAAATCCGCCGGGCCTGA
- the RNF112 gene encoding RING finger protein 112 isoform X1 has translation MPRPALSVTSFCHRLGKRERKQSFMGNSGNSWSHTPFPKLELGLGPRPMVPRELPTCSICLERLRDPISLDCGHDFCIRCFSTHRVPGCEPPCCPECRKICKQKRGLRSLGEKMKLLPQRPLPPALQETCPVRAEPLLLVRVNASGGLILRMGAINRCLKHPLARDTPVCLLAVLGEQHSGKSFLLNYLLQGLPGLESGEGGRPRGGEASLQGCKWGANGLARGMWMWSHPFLLGKEGKKVAVFLVDTGDAMSPELSRETRIKLCALTTMLSSYQILSTSQELKDTDLDYLEMFVHVAEVMGKHYGMVPIQHLDLLVRDSSLANKAGQGHVGNIFQRLSGRYPKVQELLQGKRARCCLLPAPGRRRMNQGHASPGDTDDDFRHLLGAYVSDVLSAAPQHAKSRCQGYWNEGRAVARGDRRLLTGQQLAQEIKNLSGWMGRTGPGFTSPDEMAAQLHDLRKMEAAKREFEEYVRQQDIATKRIFSALRVLPDTMRNLLSTQKDVILARHGVALLCKGRDQTLEALEAELQATAKAFMDSYTMRFCGHLAAVGGAVGAGLMGLAGGVVGAGMAAAALAAEAGMVAAGAAVGATGAAVVGGGVGAGLAATVGCMEKEEDERLLEGDREPLLQEE, from the exons atgCCGAGGCCTGCCTTGTCAGTCACTTCCTTTTGTCATCGGCTTGGCAAACGG gagagaaaacagagctTCATGGGAAACAGCGGCAACAGTTG GTCCCACACGCCTTTCCCCAAGTTGGAGCTGGGCCTGGGGCCCCGGCCCATGGTGCCCCGGGAGCTCCCCACCTGCTCCATCTGCCTGGAGAGGTTGCGCGACCCCATCTCGCTGGACTGTGGCCACGACTTCTGCATACGGTGCTTCAGCACACACCGTGTCCCGGGCTGTGAGCCGCCCTGCTGTCCTGAGTGCCGGAAGATATGCAAGCAGAAGAGGGGCCTCCGGAGCCTGGGCGAGAAGATGAAGCTCCTGCCGCAGCGGCCGCTGCCCCCTGCACTGCAG GAGACCTGTCCTGTGAGGGCGGAGCCGCTGCTGCTGGTTCGCGTCAATGCCTCTGGGGGCCTCATCCTTAGGATGGGGGCCATCAACCGTTGCCTGAAGCACCCTCTGGCCAGGGACACTCCGGTCTGCCTCCTCGCTGTCCTGGGGGAGCAGCACTCAGGGAAGTCCTTCCTTCTCAACTATTTGCTTCAGGGCTTGCCGGGCCTG GAGTCTGGTGAGGGCGGCCGGCCGAGAGGAGGAGAGGCATCCCTGCAGGGCTGCAAGTGGGGCGCCAATGGCCTTGCCAGGGGCATGTGGATGTGGAGCCACCCCTTCTTGctggggaaagaagggaagaag GTGGCGGTGTTCCTGGTGGACACAGGGGATGCCATGAGCCCTGAGCTGAGCAGGGAAACAAGGATCAAGCTCTGTGCTCTCACCACGATGCTGAGCTCCTACCAG ATCCTCAGCACCTCCCAGGAGCTGAAGGATACAGACCTGGACTATCTGGAG ATGTTTGTCCACGTGGCCGAGGTGATGGGCAAGCATTATGGGATGGTGCCAATCCAG CATCTGGACCTCTTAGTTCGTGACTCATCCCTCGCCAacaaggcagggcaggggcatGTAGGCAACATCTTCCAG AGATTGTCTGGCAGATACCCCAAGGTGCAGGAGCTGCTGCAAGGGAAGCGAGCCCGTTGCTGCCTCTTGCCTGCCCCAGGGAGGCGGCGGATGAACCAAGGCCACGCAAGCCCTGGTG ACACAGATGATGACTTCCGCCACCTTCTGGGTGCCTACGTCTCAGATGTGCTGAGTGCGGCCCCTCAGCATGCTAAGAGCCGCTGCCAGGGGTACTGGAACGAGGGGCGCGCCGTGGCCAGGGGGGACAGACGCCTGCTCACAGGGCAGCAGCTAGCTCAGGAAATCAAG AACCTCTCAGGATGGATGGGGAGGACAGGGCCCGGTTTCACCTCTCCGGATGAG ATGGCTGCTCAGCTGCATGACCTGAGGAAGATGGAAGCTGCCAAGAGGGAGTTCGAGGAGTATGTGAGGCAGCAG GACATAGCCACCAAGCGCATATTCTCTGCGCTGCGGGTCCTGCCAGACACCATGCGGAACCTCCTCTCCACCCAGAAAGATGTCATTCTGGCCCGCCATGGTGTGGCCTTACTCTGCAAGGGGAGAGATCAGACCTTGGAGGCACTAGAAGCCGAGCTGCAGGCCACAGCCAAGGCCTTCATGGACTCCTACACGATGCGCTTCTGTGGCCACCTGGCTGCTGTGGGGGGTGCTGTGGGGGCCGGGCTCATGGGCCTGGCAGGGGGCGTGGTGGGTGCTGGCATGGCAGCAGCTGCACTGGCTGCAGAGGCTGGGATGGTGGCTGCTGGAGCTGCCGTGGGGGCCACAGGGGCCGCCGTGGTTGGGGGTGGCGTGGGTGCTGGGTTGGCTGCCACAGTGGGCTgcatggagaaggaggaggatgagaGGCTGCTGGAAGGGGACCGAGAACCCCTTCTCCAGGAAGAGTAA
- the RNF112 gene encoding RING finger protein 112 isoform X2 produces MPRPALSVTSFCHRLGKRERKQSFMGNSGNSWSHTPFPKLELGLGPRPMVPRELPTCSICLERLRDPISLDCGHDFCIRCFSTHRVPGCEPPCCPECRKICKQKRGLRSLGEKMKLLPQRPLPPALQTCPVRAEPLLLVRVNASGGLILRMGAINRCLKHPLARDTPVCLLAVLGEQHSGKSFLLNYLLQGLPGLESGEGGRPRGGEASLQGCKWGANGLARGMWMWSHPFLLGKEGKKVAVFLVDTGDAMSPELSRETRIKLCALTTMLSSYQILSTSQELKDTDLDYLEMFVHVAEVMGKHYGMVPIQHLDLLVRDSSLANKAGQGHVGNIFQRLSGRYPKVQELLQGKRARCCLLPAPGRRRMNQGHASPGDTDDDFRHLLGAYVSDVLSAAPQHAKSRCQGYWNEGRAVARGDRRLLTGQQLAQEIKNLSGWMGRTGPGFTSPDEMAAQLHDLRKMEAAKREFEEYVRQQDIATKRIFSALRVLPDTMRNLLSTQKDVILARHGVALLCKGRDQTLEALEAELQATAKAFMDSYTMRFCGHLAAVGGAVGAGLMGLAGGVVGAGMAAAALAAEAGMVAAGAAVGATGAAVVGGGVGAGLAATVGCMEKEEDERLLEGDREPLLQEE; encoded by the exons atgCCGAGGCCTGCCTTGTCAGTCACTTCCTTTTGTCATCGGCTTGGCAAACGG gagagaaaacagagctTCATGGGAAACAGCGGCAACAGTTG GTCCCACACGCCTTTCCCCAAGTTGGAGCTGGGCCTGGGGCCCCGGCCCATGGTGCCCCGGGAGCTCCCCACCTGCTCCATCTGCCTGGAGAGGTTGCGCGACCCCATCTCGCTGGACTGTGGCCACGACTTCTGCATACGGTGCTTCAGCACACACCGTGTCCCGGGCTGTGAGCCGCCCTGCTGTCCTGAGTGCCGGAAGATATGCAAGCAGAAGAGGGGCCTCCGGAGCCTGGGCGAGAAGATGAAGCTCCTGCCGCAGCGGCCGCTGCCCCCTGCACTGCAG ACCTGTCCTGTGAGGGCGGAGCCGCTGCTGCTGGTTCGCGTCAATGCCTCTGGGGGCCTCATCCTTAGGATGGGGGCCATCAACCGTTGCCTGAAGCACCCTCTGGCCAGGGACACTCCGGTCTGCCTCCTCGCTGTCCTGGGGGAGCAGCACTCAGGGAAGTCCTTCCTTCTCAACTATTTGCTTCAGGGCTTGCCGGGCCTG GAGTCTGGTGAGGGCGGCCGGCCGAGAGGAGGAGAGGCATCCCTGCAGGGCTGCAAGTGGGGCGCCAATGGCCTTGCCAGGGGCATGTGGATGTGGAGCCACCCCTTCTTGctggggaaagaagggaagaag GTGGCGGTGTTCCTGGTGGACACAGGGGATGCCATGAGCCCTGAGCTGAGCAGGGAAACAAGGATCAAGCTCTGTGCTCTCACCACGATGCTGAGCTCCTACCAG ATCCTCAGCACCTCCCAGGAGCTGAAGGATACAGACCTGGACTATCTGGAG ATGTTTGTCCACGTGGCCGAGGTGATGGGCAAGCATTATGGGATGGTGCCAATCCAG CATCTGGACCTCTTAGTTCGTGACTCATCCCTCGCCAacaaggcagggcaggggcatGTAGGCAACATCTTCCAG AGATTGTCTGGCAGATACCCCAAGGTGCAGGAGCTGCTGCAAGGGAAGCGAGCCCGTTGCTGCCTCTTGCCTGCCCCAGGGAGGCGGCGGATGAACCAAGGCCACGCAAGCCCTGGTG ACACAGATGATGACTTCCGCCACCTTCTGGGTGCCTACGTCTCAGATGTGCTGAGTGCGGCCCCTCAGCATGCTAAGAGCCGCTGCCAGGGGTACTGGAACGAGGGGCGCGCCGTGGCCAGGGGGGACAGACGCCTGCTCACAGGGCAGCAGCTAGCTCAGGAAATCAAG AACCTCTCAGGATGGATGGGGAGGACAGGGCCCGGTTTCACCTCTCCGGATGAG ATGGCTGCTCAGCTGCATGACCTGAGGAAGATGGAAGCTGCCAAGAGGGAGTTCGAGGAGTATGTGAGGCAGCAG GACATAGCCACCAAGCGCATATTCTCTGCGCTGCGGGTCCTGCCAGACACCATGCGGAACCTCCTCTCCACCCAGAAAGATGTCATTCTGGCCCGCCATGGTGTGGCCTTACTCTGCAAGGGGAGAGATCAGACCTTGGAGGCACTAGAAGCCGAGCTGCAGGCCACAGCCAAGGCCTTCATGGACTCCTACACGATGCGCTTCTGTGGCCACCTGGCTGCTGTGGGGGGTGCTGTGGGGGCCGGGCTCATGGGCCTGGCAGGGGGCGTGGTGGGTGCTGGCATGGCAGCAGCTGCACTGGCTGCAGAGGCTGGGATGGTGGCTGCTGGAGCTGCCGTGGGGGCCACAGGGGCCGCCGTGGTTGGGGGTGGCGTGGGTGCTGGGTTGGCTGCCACAGTGGGCTgcatggagaaggaggaggatgagaGGCTGCTGGAAGGGGACCGAGAACCCCTTCTCCAGGAAGAGTAA